ACTTTTCTGCATGGGCTACCTCATGTGCAGCCTTTTTGGCTGTGTGTTCTACACTCCTTTCTACTGAATGAAATGCATGACCTATTGAACTAAAAACAGACAAGACTTCTTCCTCCCCCTAGAATTAAAGTTGGATGGGAATTGAATATTATTACTCAATATCCAATAGTATCCAATATTATTATCAGGTTTATCTTGTTTTCTTCTTAGTCATTTATTAAAAAATGGGTATAAAGTAGTGTATTTACTTTTTCATTGTTGCTAAGTTTTACAGAATTAGTGTTGAATGTTAACCAACCAGCCACATTAATGTCCAAAAAAGTACACTCTATAAAATAAATATTAATGAGATAACAAACTCTAAATTTGCCTAATAAGATATGAATATGAAATTCCCCCCACCCTGTTGTCTCTCAAATAAAAAAGATCAATTTCTGTATATTTAAGAGTTGATAGTAGAAAGAAAGAAAAGCCCCGCAAAAATTTTACTCTCCACAGGGCTTTCCAATATTTAAATCGAGTAAGTGGGACGAGGGACCTGTCCCTTCGTCCCACACATTGCATATAATACACTTGCAGTTGAACAAACAGCATTTTTTATTTTAACGTATGAGATTCATAACTAACACTATTCTACTTGGGAATCCGATGTAAGAAAAAGACAACACAGCTTACGGAGCATTAAGGTGGACGGATCTTAATGGAGACAAAATTACGATTGAACGGCAGACAAGAAGAGATGATAGCAACAATGTAACCCTAACTACATTAAAAAATCATCCTCTTACCGAATGATTTCATTAGAAGGTTGGATCCCATGAGGAACTGTTACCGTTATTAAAGTAATTTAAAATTAAACAAAAGGAATTTATTCTAGGTAATAAAAGCTTCAGAAAAAATGAGGACACATTATTTTTCAAAACTATAACGGCCATTATTTAACCCCTTCTACAGTTCGAGATTATTGTAAAAAAGCTGGTGTTGAATATAAAGGTACACAGGGGTTTAGACACACTCATGCAGTATTGCTGCTTGAATCTGGTGCAAGCATAAAATTCTTCTTGCAACGTCCTGGCTATAAAACGATAAAAACAACACCTGACACCTATCTCGATATAGCCGAAAAAAATAGAAGAAGACGAACTCAAAAAGTTCGCCTTCTACACTAAACATAAAATCTGAATCGGCACGCTTAGCTTATTGCATATTATTAAATCGCTCAGAAATGTTGCTGAAACAACGTTTTTGGGCGGTTTAACCGATGGAACCTTCCATCTCGAACTTGATCAGGCGGTTCATTTCAACAGCATATTCCATTGGCAATTCTTTTGTAAATGGCTCAATAAAGCCCATAACAATCATTTCTGTTGCTTCAGTTTCAGAAATACCACGGCTCATCAAATAGAAGAGCTGCTCTTCTGACACTTTAGAAACCTTTGCTTCATGTTCAAGCGAAATATTATCATTTAAGATTTCATTATACGGAATCGTATCTGATGTAGATTTATTATCCATGATGAGCGTATCACATTCGATGTTTGAACGTGCCCCGTCCGCTTTTCGTCCAAAATGCACCAATCCACGGTACGTTACTTTACCACCATGTTTGGAGATTGATTTTGAGACAATTGTGGATGAAGTATTTGGAGCCAAATGAACCATTTTTGCTCCTGCATCCTGATGTTGACCATTGCCTGCAATTGCAATCGATAAAGTCATACCACGAGCACCTTCACCTTTTAAAATTACGGCAGGATACTTCATCGTTAATTTTGAACCAATATTTCCATCAATCCATTCCATTGTTGCGTTTGCTTCACAAACTGCACGTTTGGTAACAAGATTGTAGACATTATTTGCCCAGTTTTGAATTGTTGTGTAGCGGCAGTAGCCACCCTTTTTAATGATAATTTCAACAACGGCACTATGTAGAGAGTTCGTTGTATAAACAGGAGCCGTACATCCTTCTACATAATGAACGTGTGCGCCTTCATCAACAATAATTAATGTCCGTTCAAATTGTCCCATATTTTCAGAGTTAATACGGAAATACGCCTGTAATGGAGTATCCACTTTAACTCCTTTTGGAACATAAATGAATGAACCACCAGACCATACTGCAGAATTTAGTGCAGAGAACTTGTTATCAGTTGGTGGAATTGTTTTTCCAAAGTGTTCACGGAAAATATCTTCATTTTCTCTTAGGGCAGAATCCGTATCTTTAAATACGATACCTAATTCTTCAAGTTCCACCTTCATATTATGGTAAACAACCTCTGATTCGTACTGGGCAGAAACACCAGCAAGATATTTTTGCTCAGCTTCTGGAATCCCAAGCTTATCAAATGTCGCTTTAATCTCTTCAGGGACTTCATCCCAATTTTTCTCAGATTTTTCAGACGGCTTGACATAATAAGTAATTTCATCGAAATTTAATGATGCCATATCGCCGCCCCATTGTGGCATTGGCATACTATAGAAATGATCCAATGATTTTAAACGAAAATCAAGCATCCACTGCGGCTCTTTTTTCATTTTTGAAATTTCTTCAACGATTTCACGTGTCAAACCGCGTTTTGATCGGAAAATGGAAACGTCTTTATCGGAAAATCCATATTTATAATCACCGATTTCCGGCATTTTTTTCGCCATCGTGTTTTCCTCCTTTACGTAATAGAAACCGCAACAAGCCTTTGGAAAAAGCAATGCTTGTTCCCGCTGATACCTTTTAGAAGCCGCCCTTAAGGTTTAAACCCCAAAATGAAAGGCTCGCTGACTCTTGTCAACACATGTACGTAGTTTCTATTTTTATTTTATTCCTCTTCCTTCAGCCCTTTTTCCATTGCCTTCCATGCCAATGTGGCACACTTTATTCTGGCTGGGAATTTAGAAACACCCTGAAGTGCCTCAATATCGCCTAAGTCCAAGTCGTCGTCATACTCATTACCCTGCATCATATCAGAAAAAACCTTCGAAAGCTTTATGGCATCTTCCACATTTTTCCCTTTTATTGCTTGGGTCATCATTGAAGCAGATGACATCGAAATCGAACAACCTTCCCCCTCAAACTTTGCATCCGTTACCACTCCATCTTTGACGTTCATCGTCAATTGAATGCGGTCACCACAAGTGGGGTTATTCATATTCACAGTTAGACTACCATCTTCTAAAATCCCTTTATTGCGGGGATTTTTATAATGATCCATAATAACCCGACGGTAGAGCATATCTAAATTATTAGAAGACATCGCTAAAATACTCCTTCGTTTTGATAAGCCCACGTACAAGCTTATCAATATCCTCTTCTGTATTGTAAAGGTAAAAGCTAGCTCTAGCTGTTGCTGAAACTTTTAGCCATTTCATCAGCGGCTGTGCACAATGATGACCTGCCCTTACGGCAATTCCCTCTGCATCTAGTACAGTTGCTACATCATGTGGGTGAACATCATCGATATTAAATGTAATTAGTCCTGCCCGACTAGCAGGATCTTTTGGACCATAAATGGTCATTCCTTCAACTACTGAAAGTTTATCAAATGCATAGGCAGAAAGCTGGTGTTCATGATCAGCAATCGTATCTAAGCCTATCTCATTTAAAAAGTCGATAGCAGCACCAAGGCCAATTGCTCCGGCAATGATAGGTGTACCAGCTTCAAATTTCCAAGGAAGTTCTTTCCAGGTTGACTCGTATAATTGTACAAAATCAATCATTTCTCCACCAAATTCAACCGGTTCCATCTTTTCAAGAAGATGTTTTTTTCCATATAAAACACCAATTCCAGTTGGTCCACACATTTTATGTCCAGAGAAAGCAAGGAAATCACAATCTAAGTCTTGTACGTCAATTTTCATATGTGGCGTACTTTGTGCACCGTCAACAACCATCACAGCTCCATTTTCATGGGCAATTTTCGCAATTTCTTTGACAGGATTGATCACACCAAGCACGTTAGAAACCTGCATGATTGAAACAATTTTTGTATTGGAGGTGATCGTAGCACGAGCATCTTCAAGCGAAATTGATCCATCCTCTTGGAGTGGAATGTATTTCAATGTAGCACCAGTCCGTTTCGCAACTTGTTGCCACGGAATGATATTACTATGGTGCTCCATATAGGTGATAACAATTTCATCACCTTCTTTTAAAGTTGCTACTCCATAGCTTACCGCTATCGTATTTAAAGAAGTCGTCGTTCCTCTTGTAAAAATAACTTCTTGTGTAGATTTTGCATTGATAAATTTACGAACTTTTTCACGTGCACCTTCAAAGGCATCGGTTGCTCTAGTTCCTAACGTATGAACACCACGATGGACGTTTGAATTATCTAGTCGGTAATAATTTTCTAATGCTTCAATGACTTGGATAGGCTTTTGAGATGTTGCTGAACTATCAAGATAGACAAGTGGTTGTCCATTCACTTCCTGGTTAAGGATTGGGAATAGTTGACGAATATCTTTTATATCCATTAGCGAACTTTCCTTTCGATCACTTCGGTTAATTGCTTTTTAACACCTTCAATAGGAAGTTGGTTAACTACTGGCGCAAGGAAACCATGGATGATAAGGCGTTCTGCCTCTTCTTTTCGAATACCACGACTCATCAAGTAGTAAAGCTGTACAGGATCAACTCGACCTATAGTTGTAGCATGGCCTGCCATTACATCGTCTTCATCGATTAACAGCATTGGGTTGGCATCCCCACGGGCTTTTTCACTAAGCATTAATACATGTGATTCTTGGTTTGCATTTGATTTTATTGCACCATGTTCAATTTTACCAATTCCATTAAAAATAGAGGTAGCGCTGTCTTTCATTACACCATGCTTCAAAATGTAACCTTCTGTGTACCTACCATAATGGACAACTTTTGTCGTAAAGTTTTGTATTTGATCGCCACGACCCACTACAACTGTTTTCGTATCCCCAAATGATCCGTCGCCAAGAAGATTGGTTGTATTATCCGAGATCGTGTTTCCATCATTCATGAGGCCTAAAGCCCATTCAATTCGAGCGTCTTTTGCACAAATTCCACGGCGGTTTACATAAGTGGTAATACCTTTTGCAAGCGTGTCAACTGCACCGTACTTAACCTTTGCATTAGCACTTGCAATTACCTCAGTTATGATATTGAATACGTTATTTGTAGACTCTACAGTTGAAATATAATTTTCCACATATGTGACAGCACTATTTTCTTCAGCAACAACAATTACATGATTAAATAGGTTTGTTTCTGCATTATCATGGATATAAATAGCTTGAATAGGCTGTTTAACTTCGACATTCTTTGGAACATATAAAAATGCTCCTCCGTTTAGAAGTGCTGCATTTAGCGCTGTTAATCGATGCTCATCAGCGTTGGTCACTTGAGTCATCAAGTATTTTTGAAGTAGATCACCATGTTCGCGAGCAGCTGTAAAAATGTCTGTAAAAATGACACCTTTTTCTTTTAAGTCTTCAGACAAAGTTAAAAAGGCGGGTGTTTGATTTCGTTGGATATATAAATTTTTATTTTCAGCCTCTATATCAATTAATGCCTCTATTTCTGTTGGCAATTGTGCAAGTGAAGCAAACACTTCACTTTTGACAATATGGCTGTTAATTTGAGTAAAGTTCCATTTATCAATTTTCGTTTTATCTGGTCTTGGTAGTGGCAATGTATCTACATTGCTTAAAGCTTTTAGGCGGAATGCTTCAAGCCAAGCTGGTTCGCCCATTTCCTTCGAAAAGGAGCTAACAAAATCCACATTAAATGGTAGTTTCGTTTCCGTTGTCATTATGATCCTCCTAACGCTTATCCTTCTTGCCCTACTGTTTCATCTTCAATTCCAAGTTCTTGCTTGATCCAGTCATATCCTTCTGCTTCTAAACGTTGTACAAGTTCAGATCCACCAGACTTAACAACTCGACCTTGCATCATTACATGAACATAGTCAGGAGTAATATAATCAAGAAGGCGTTGATAGTGTGTTATGACCATGCAGCCAAAGTCTTCACCGCGCATTTCGTTAATACCCTTCGATACAACTTTCAACGCATCAATATCTAATCCAGAGTCAATCTCATCCAAAATAGCAATCCTTGGCTTTAATAACATAAGTTGTAGAATTTCATTGCGTTTTTTCTCGCCACCAGAGAAGCCTTCATTCAGATATCGTTGTGCCATATCAAGATCCATTTCAAGATATTCCATTTTTGCATCCATTTGACGGATAAATTTCATAAGAGAAATTTCATTGCCTTCTCCTAGACGGCTATTTATGGCTGAACGTAAAAAGTCGGCATTTGTTACCCCATTAATTTCACTAGGGTATTGCATAGCTAAAAATAGGCCAGCTCTTGCTCGCTCGTCAACAGCCATTTCTAATACATTCTCTCCATCTAAGGTAATGCTTCCGCTTGTTACTTCATATTTTGGATGACCCATAATCGCAGAAGATAAAGTAGATTTACCAGTACCATTTGGCCCCATTATTGCATGGATTTCTCCACCCTTTATTTCAAGGTTTACACCCTTTAAAATTTCTTTCCCATCAATTGCCACATGAAGATCCTTAATCGTCAATGTTGAACCAGCCATATTTATACCTCCGCTACATAAAGAAAATTTAAGTTTTTTATATCCTATAAACTATGGATCGTAATTCTATTTCTCAATCTATTCTCACTCTATTCTCATTACAATCTTATATCAAATGAAATCTATTAGCAACAGTAAAACAGTGATAAAGGTCACAAAAATTTGTTGCGGATTTTTGCGTACCTTTCGTTAATATCAGAACTTGACTATACACCAATATTTTTTCCTAGGTGGACTGTTTCAATGTACATTTATAAAAGGAAAAAGCCAGTGAAAACTGTCACTGGCTTTTCGCAATTCTTCTATATTATATATTATTCAGAAACTGGTACTACTGCACCTTTGTATTTTTCAAGAATGAAATCTTGAATTTTTTTAGAATGAAGTACTTCTACAAGCGTTTTGATTTCCTTTTTGTTTTCGTCACCCTTACGAACGGCAATAATATTTACATATGGTGAATTCTTATCTTCAATTGCAATTGAGTCTTTAATTGGATTTAAACCTGCATCAATAGCGTAGTTAGAGTTAATTAATACGGCATCGCCTTCACCATTGTTATAAATTTGTGGTAAAAGGGAAGCTTCATATTTAGTATCAAACTTAAGGTTTTTGGAATTTTCAACTACATCATTAAGTGTTGCAGTCGTTTTGTCGATACCTTCTTTTAACTTAATTAAACCTTCTTTTTCAAGCAATGATAATAAACGTCCATGGTCAGCTACAGAGTTGCTCATAATCAAATGTGCACCTTTAGGAAGGTCCTTTAAATTGTGATATTTTTTAGAATAAACACCAATTGGCTCAATATGGATACCGCCTGCATTTACAAAATCATATCCATTTTCTTTAATTTGTGATTTTAAATAAGGGATATGTTGGAAATAGTTTGCATCTAATTCCTTTGATTCTAAAGCTTTGTTAGGCAAAACATAATCTTGGAATTTCTTAATGACTAGGTCGATTCCTTTATCTTTTAAAATTGGCTTTGCTTCTTCCAAAATTTCAGCATGTGGGACATTGGATGCACCAACCACTAATTTTGTTAACCCGTCTTTTTTGCCTCCATCAGACTTGTCATTAGAACTTCCACAAGCTGCTAATACAAATGCAAGTGATAATGATAAAATAACCCCTAACCATCTTTTCATATTAATCTCTCCTTTTATCTTTTATCTAATTTTGAAGTGATAAAATCACCAATAAACTGAAGAACAAATACAATAATTAAAATAATAATTGTCGCAATTAACGTTACATCGCCTTGATTTCTTTGAAACCCTTCAAGGTAGGCAAGGTCCCCGAGTCCACCTGCGCCAATAACACCTGCCATCGCTGTATAACCAACAAGGGCAATGGCTGTCACGGTAATTCCCGAAACAAGAGCGGGCATGGATTCTGGAAGCAAAACCTTCCATATAATAGTACCCGTTGTTGCACCCATCGACTTAGCTGCTTCAATAACTCCTTTGTCTATTTCTCTAAGACCAATCTCAACCATCCGAGCATAAAATGGTGCTGCCCCAATAATAAGTGCAGGGAGTGCTGCATTTTCACCAATCATTGTGTGGACTAAGAATTTTGTGAATGGTATTAATAAAACAATTAGGATAATAAATGGAATGGACCTAAATACATTTACTACAGCACTTATAACAGTATTAATTGGTCTGTTTTCCCACAAATTCCCTTTAGTAGTAAGGAATAATAATAAACCAAGTAAAGTTCCTATAATAAAGGTAGAAAGAACAGAAATCCCTGTCATATATAAGGTTTCCTTTGTTGCCTCCCACATAGCGATCCAATCAATATTTTGGAAGTATTGATTATTCACTTGTAACCACCTCCACCCCTACCTGCTGCGAACGAAGAAATTCGACTGCCTTATTTCCTTCTTCCGTATCGCCATCAAGATGAATAAAGAGGGTACCATATGAACCATTTTGCGTTTGGGAAATCTTCCCCTGTAAAATATTCACCGAAACATTAAAATTACGGATAAGACTTGTAATTACTGGTTGCTCTGCGGCTTCACCAATAAAGGTTAACTGGACAATCTGACCTGAATGGTATCGTTCAACTAAATGATCGACTGTTTCTTTTGTTTCTTCCGGCTCAGTTACCTGTTGCACGAATCTTTTGGTAATCGGCTGCTGTGGATTTTTAAAGACATCCAATACTGGGCCAAGCTCAACAATTTTCCCATTCTCCATTACTGCAACCCGATGAGAAATTTTTCGAATAACATGCATTTCATGTGTGATTAACACAATCGTTAATCCTAACCTTTTGTTTATATCAACCAATAAATCCAATATTGAATCAGTTGTTTGTGGATCTAGGGCTGAAGTAGCTTCATCGCAAAGTAACACTTTCGGGTTATTTGCGAGAGCACGAGCAATACCAACTCGTTGCTTTTGGCCGCCACTCAATTGCGCGGGATAGGCATTTTCTCTTCCTTCAAGACCAACGAGCTTAATTAATTCATTTACCCTTTTTTGTCTTTCAATTCCTTTAATTCCAGCGATCTCTAATGGAAAAGAAATATTTTCACTTACTGTTCGGGACCATAAAAGGTTAAAGTGCTGAAAGATCATACTTATTTGTTGGCGCGCTTTCCTAAGCTCGCTTCCTTTAATTTTAGAAACAACCCTCCCGGCTACTGTAACAGAACCTTCGGTTGGAAGTTCTAATCCATTGAGCATTCTTATTAGTGTGCTTTTTCCAGCACCACTATATCCAATAACTCCGAATATCTCACCTTCTTCTATTTCTAAATTAACATCGTCAACTGCTTTTAATTGACCTTGCTTTGAAGGAAAGATCTTTCGAACATTTTGTATAGAAATCATTAAATCACCTGCTTTTTATCCAATTTTCCCGAAATCACATGGTTATTTGTGGAATTTCGATTACGATAGTACTTTTAAATATAGGGTTTGACTCTTTTTGTAAAATCATTCCTTTAGCTAAAGAAAACTCGTCGATTGGCGAGCCCCTAAGGGCGATGATTAGACGTATTTGCACTTATGCGCTAGCAGAATTTATGGATATAAATTCTGATTAGCTAAATAAAAATGCCTTTCTGCACGGGGGCAGAAAGGCATAATCATACAAACCTTTCTCCCATCTCCCAAAGCATACGCTTTGTGTGAATTGGCACCATTTCAATAAATAAATATTGACGGTTGCCGGGTTTCATCGGGCACATCCCTCCACCACTCTTGATAAGAGCTATCGCAAATCCTATATTCAATTAACGCTTTAAATGATTCAATTATTTATAAATTACAAAAGTTATCGTATCATGGATAAAAAAAGGTGTCAACGATATTTTCCTAAATATTTTTTATGGTAATAATTATAATTTGGCCACTAAAGATGTTAAGCCTGTTGCTATTTCAATAGCTGATTCCAAATCCTCAATTAAATCATCTGCATTCTCGATACCGATAGACAGTCGAATTAAATCCTCAGTTACACCTGAAGCTTTTAGACCTTCAGCATCTAATTGTTGGTGGGTTGTACTCGCCGGGTGGATAATTAAACTTTTTGCATCGCCAACATTGGCAACATGTGCCCATAGAGAAATGGAATCAATTAATTTAGCTCCTGCATCTCTTCCCCCTTTTATACCAAAAACAACAATTGATCCTGCCCCTTTTGGAAGGTATTTCTCAGCTAATTGTGAATCAGGATGTGTTGAGTGACCAGGATACGAAACCCATTCAACTGCAGGGTGATTTAAAAGATACTCAACAACCTTTACTGTATTTGCAACATGCTCCTTCATCCTGACATGTAAGGTTTCAAGCCCAACTACAAACTGAAATGCATTTTGCGGGCTTAATGCAGGACCAAGATCACGCAATAGTTGGACACGTGCTTTCACAATATATGCTGCTGCACCAATAGCATCCGCGTAAACGATATCATGATAGCTTGGATCTGTCTCTGTTAAACCAGGAAATTTAGGTGAATTCCAATCGAAATTTCCTCCATCAACAATGATTCCGCCCATTGAAGTCCCATTTCCTAAAAGCCATTTAGTTGCGGAATGAATAACAATATCTGCCCCATGCTCAATTGGTCTGCATAAATAAGGGGTCGCAAATGTATTATCAATAATTAACGGAATCCCTGCTTCATGAGCAATATCAGCAACTTTTTCAATATCCAAAACTCGTAGACTTGGATTTCCAATTGTTTCTGCAAAGACTGCTTTTGTTTTTTCAGTAATCGCCTCGCGGATATTTTCAGGATCCTCAGGATTCACGAGTTTTACATTTATCCCATACTTCGGGAGTGTAACAGCAAATAAATTATACGTTCCACCATAAAGATTCGAACCAGCAACAATTTCATCTCCAGCTTGAGCGATGTTTAATATGGCTAAAGTTATAGCAGCCATACCACTCGCAACAGCAAGTGCTCCAACTCCACCTTCAAGCAATGCGACTCTTTCTTCAAAAACAGTCACTGTCGGGTTATGAATTCGTGTATAAATAT
The Neobacillus sp. PS3-40 genome window above contains:
- the sufB gene encoding Fe-S cluster assembly protein SufB is translated as MAKKMPEIGDYKYGFSDKDVSIFRSKRGLTREIVEEISKMKKEPQWMLDFRLKSLDHFYSMPMPQWGGDMASLNFDEITYYVKPSEKSEKNWDEVPEEIKATFDKLGIPEAEQKYLAGVSAQYESEVVYHNMKVELEELGIVFKDTDSALRENEDIFREHFGKTIPPTDNKFSALNSAVWSGGSFIYVPKGVKVDTPLQAYFRINSENMGQFERTLIIVDEGAHVHYVEGCTAPVYTTNSLHSAVVEIIIKKGGYCRYTTIQNWANNVYNLVTKRAVCEANATMEWIDGNIGSKLTMKYPAVILKGEGARGMTLSIAIAGNGQHQDAGAKMVHLAPNTSSTIVSKSISKHGGKVTYRGLVHFGRKADGARSNIECDTLIMDNKSTSDTIPYNEILNDNISLEHEAKVSKVSEEQLFYLMSRGISETEATEMIVMGFIEPFTKELPMEYAVEMNRLIKFEMEGSIG
- a CDS encoding methionine ABC transporter ATP-binding protein, producing the protein MISIQNVRKIFPSKQGQLKAVDDVNLEIEEGEIFGVIGYSGAGKSTLIRMLNGLELPTEGSVTVAGRVVSKIKGSELRKARQQISMIFQHFNLLWSRTVSENISFPLEIAGIKGIERQKRVNELIKLVGLEGRENAYPAQLSGGQKQRVGIARALANNPKVLLCDEATSALDPQTTDSILDLLVDINKRLGLTIVLITHEMHVIRKISHRVAVMENGKIVELGPVLDVFKNPQQPITKRFVQQVTEPEETKETVDHLVERYHSGQIVQLTFIGEAAEQPVITSLIRNFNVSVNILQGKISQTQNGSYGTLFIHLDGDTEEGNKAVEFLRSQQVGVEVVTSE
- the metQ gene encoding methionine ABC transporter substrate-binding lipoprotein MetQ, producing the protein MKRWLGVILSLSLAFVLAACGSSNDKSDGGKKDGLTKLVVGASNVPHAEILEEAKPILKDKGIDLVIKKFQDYVLPNKALESKELDANYFQHIPYLKSQIKENGYDFVNAGGIHIEPIGVYSKKYHNLKDLPKGAHLIMSNSVADHGRLLSLLEKEGLIKLKEGIDKTTATLNDVVENSKNLKFDTKYEASLLPQIYNNGEGDAVLINSNYAIDAGLNPIKDSIAIEDKNSPYVNIIAVRKGDENKKEIKTLVEVLHSKKIQDFILEKYKGAVVPVSE
- the sufC gene encoding Fe-S cluster assembly ATPase SufC, with amino-acid sequence MAGSTLTIKDLHVAIDGKEILKGVNLEIKGGEIHAIMGPNGTGKSTLSSAIMGHPKYEVTSGSITLDGENVLEMAVDERARAGLFLAMQYPSEINGVTNADFLRSAINSRLGEGNEISLMKFIRQMDAKMEYLEMDLDMAQRYLNEGFSGGEKKRNEILQLMLLKPRIAILDEIDSGLDIDALKVVSKGINEMRGEDFGCMVITHYQRLLDYITPDYVHVMMQGRVVKSGGSELVQRLEAEGYDWIKQELGIEDETVGQEG
- a CDS encoding O-acetylhomoserine aminocarboxypropyltransferase/cysteine synthase → MGVEQKKYRFETIGVHGGLSPDPVTGARAVPIYQNNAYQFKNTEHAANLFGLKEPGYIYTRIHNPTVTVFEERVALLEGGVGALAVASGMAAITLAILNIAQAGDEIVAGSNLYGGTYNLFAVTLPKYGINVKLVNPEDPENIREAITEKTKAVFAETIGNPSLRVLDIEKVADIAHEAGIPLIIDNTFATPYLCRPIEHGADIVIHSATKWLLGNGTSMGGIIVDGGNFDWNSPKFPGLTETDPSYHDIVYADAIGAAAYIVKARVQLLRDLGPALSPQNAFQFVVGLETLHVRMKEHVANTVKVVEYLLNHPAVEWVSYPGHSTHPDSQLAEKYLPKGAGSIVVFGIKGGRDAGAKLIDSISLWAHVANVGDAKSLIIHPASTTHQQLDAEGLKASGVTEDLIRLSIGIENADDLIEDLESAIEIATGLTSLVAKL
- the sufD gene encoding Fe-S cluster assembly protein SufD gives rise to the protein MTTETKLPFNVDFVSSFSKEMGEPAWLEAFRLKALSNVDTLPLPRPDKTKIDKWNFTQINSHIVKSEVFASLAQLPTEIEALIDIEAENKNLYIQRNQTPAFLTLSEDLKEKGVIFTDIFTAAREHGDLLQKYLMTQVTNADEHRLTALNAALLNGGAFLYVPKNVEVKQPIQAIYIHDNAETNLFNHVIVVAEENSAVTYVENYISTVESTNNVFNIITEVIASANAKVKYGAVDTLAKGITTYVNRRGICAKDARIEWALGLMNDGNTISDNTTNLLGDGSFGDTKTVVVGRGDQIQNFTTKVVHYGRYTEGYILKHGVMKDSATSIFNGIGKIEHGAIKSNANQESHVLMLSEKARGDANPMLLIDEDDVMAGHATTIGRVDPVQLYYLMSRGIRKEEAERLIIHGFLAPVVNQLPIEGVKKQLTEVIERKVR
- a CDS encoding cysteine desulfurase is translated as MDIKDIRQLFPILNQEVNGQPLVYLDSSATSQKPIQVIEALENYYRLDNSNVHRGVHTLGTRATDAFEGAREKVRKFINAKSTQEVIFTRGTTTSLNTIAVSYGVATLKEGDEIVITYMEHHSNIIPWQQVAKRTGATLKYIPLQEDGSISLEDARATITSNTKIVSIMQVSNVLGVINPVKEIAKIAHENGAVMVVDGAQSTPHMKIDVQDLDCDFLAFSGHKMCGPTGIGVLYGKKHLLEKMEPVEFGGEMIDFVQLYESTWKELPWKFEAGTPIIAGAIGLGAAIDFLNEIGLDTIADHEHQLSAYAFDKLSVVEGMTIYGPKDPASRAGLITFNIDDVHPHDVATVLDAEGIAVRAGHHCAQPLMKWLKVSATARASFYLYNTEEDIDKLVRGLIKTKEYFSDVF
- the sufU gene encoding Fe-S cluster assembly sulfur transfer protein SufU yields the protein MSSNNLDMLYRRVIMDHYKNPRNKGILEDGSLTVNMNNPTCGDRIQLTMNVKDGVVTDAKFEGEGCSISMSSASMMTQAIKGKNVEDAIKLSKVFSDMMQGNEYDDDLDLGDIEALQGVSKFPARIKCATLAWKAMEKGLKEEE
- a CDS encoding methionine ABC transporter permease codes for the protein MWEATKETLYMTGISVLSTFIIGTLLGLLLFLTTKGNLWENRPINTVISAVVNVFRSIPFIILIVLLIPFTKFLVHTMIGENAALPALIIGAAPFYARMVEIGLREIDKGVIEAAKSMGATTGTIIWKVLLPESMPALVSGITVTAIALVGYTAMAGVIGAGGLGDLAYLEGFQRNQGDVTLIATIIILIIVFVLQFIGDFITSKLDKR